ACTATATAGAGGCAAAAGAGATCATGGAGGATGTGATTTGCAAGGTAAAGGAAGAGACTGGTGAAGAGTATAAGGGCATCCTGTACGGCCAGTTCATTTTAACAGCTGCCGGTATCAGGGTGATTGAGTTCAATGCCAGGTTCGGGGACCCGGAGGCGATGAACGTACTGCCGTTGCTGGAGACTGATTTTATTGATATTGCCGAGGCTGTGTCAGCCGGGACGCTTGACACCCTGGATGTGAGGTTCTCGGATAAGGCCAGTGTGTGTAAATATGCAGTGCCTGCCGGATATCCAAAAGATCCTGCAAAGGATGCTCCTATCGAGGTTGGAGATATGGGCAAAGCATTGCTGTTCTTTTCCAGTGTGTATGAAGCCGATGGTGTGGTGTACACCACAGGGTCGAGGGCAGCTGCTGTCGTTGGAATCGCTGATACCATAGCAGAGGCGGAAGTGATTGCAGAGCAGGCACTGTCCAATGTAAAAGGGCCACTGGAGTGCAGGCATGATATTGGCAAAAAAGAATTGATACAGAAGCGTATCGACCACATGAAAGTCCTGCGCGGGGATAACAGTTAAATAGGCCAAATGTATTAACTATGAGTTCTGTTTGACAGGAGGCGGTATTTTTGTCGAATCTGTTATCTATAAGCGACCTCTCCCTTGATGAGATCAATGAACTGCTTGATGTGGCAGATGATCTGAAGGTGAAAAGGTCAAAGGGTAAGATTGTTGAAATGCTCAAGCATAAGAGCCTGGGCATGATATTTGAAAAATCATCTACCAGGACACGTATATCATTTGAGGTTGCCATGGCTGAACTTGGCGGCCATGCATTGTTCTTAAGCTATCGGGACCTCCAGCTTGGAAGGGGGGAGACTGTTGGCGATACTGCACAGGTTATATCCAGGTATCTCAGTTGTATTATGGCAAGGGTCGTAAGTCACAGTACTCTGGAAGAACTGGCAGAATATGCAACAGTGCCTGTTATCAATGCTTTGTCTGATCTGGAACATCCCTGCCAGCTGCTGGCTGATCTGCAGACTATAAGGGAATATAAGGGTCGGTTCGAGGGCCTGAAGTTCGCATGGATAGGTGATGGGAATAATGTGTGCAACTCTGCGATACTGGCTGCTGCCATTACAGGAATGAAGATGAGTGTGGCCTGCCCCGAGGGGTACGAGCCTGACCCGGACATGGTTGCAAAGGCCAGGGGTATGGGGGGTTCGGTTGAGGTTGTTACTGCAGCAAAGGAGGCTGCAATGGATGCAGATGTCCTATATACTGATGTATGGGTGTCTATGGGCGATGAGGATGAGAAGGAGCAGAGGTTGCATGACCTGGGGCCGTACCAGATCAATGATGCCCTGATGAATGTTGCCAGGGATGACTGTATGGTTATGCATTGTCTTCCTGCACACAGGGGCGAGGAGATCACGAGTGAAGTGCTTACTGGTACTCATTCTGCAGTGCTTGACCAGGCAGAGAACAGGTTGCATGCGCAAAAGGCTCTGCTGATCAAGTTGCTGGGGTCAAAGTAAAGGCTTAAATCTGATTAGTACAATTCAGGAATCCATGTTCATAGACTGCATGGCATCGTTTGTCATGTGGTTATTGGATTTTCGATGAAAACCCAAATGCGGTTGTTGCCGCAGCCGAACCTTGCGAAGAAGCGTGCGTTTCGCTACGCTCAAGCGCACGATAATAAGAAAACAAACCCTATTGCGGGGGTTGCCCAGCCAGGTCAAAGGCGCTAGGTTCAGGGCCTAGTCTCGTAGGAGTACAAGGGTTCGAATCCCTTTCCCCGCATAATCTTATCATTTTTGTGAAAATAATAGGAACTTATTCTGAAAAGGCTATACAGGCCCGTTACAATTTATACGGGATAGGGGGGATTTATGCTCGGAGATTGATATGATAAAAAGATTTTTACACCTATTTTAATAAACTTTTTAAGTTCAAACTGTAACAAATTTGAGAATACGATGGATTCAACGAGACCGTTACATTAAATGTTGGTATTATCAAACTAACCGCAAATGAACGCGGATAAACGCGGATACGCTACCTGAAAATCTGTGTTCATCTGTGTTCATCTGTGGTTTAATTAGATTAACCAACACAAATTGTAACGGTCTCTTACAGTCAAATAGGTTAAATACTATAACAAATTTTACAATCAACAAACATTATTTACTGGAGACCCTGCTTTGACCGAAAACGAGAATAAGAAAAACACACTGGCCGACCTCCTCCCATTTGTGGCCATGGGAGTGTTCCTGCTACTTGTACAGGTTATATCGGTCATGCTGGCCCAGCCCATGATAGACGCGGGCATGCAGTTCACTGAAGACCCTGATAGCATATGGAATACAATCTATTACATCGGACTTATACTGGGATTCACAGGGGTCATACTCTATGCTTTCAAGAAAAATATCAAATGGATGATCCATGGGTTCATCCTCTTCTCAGTAGGCGCTACCCTCTATTATGTATTCCTTGCAATCTTTGCCATATTCATGAATGAAACTACCAGCATAATACTTACGCTGGCATTATCACTGGCACTTACCGTACTACTCTATCTGTTCCCTGAATGGTATGTCATCGACATCATCGGCATCCTGATAGGTGCAGGGGTGACCGCCATTATCGGAATATCTTTTGGCGTAATGCCTACACTGATACTGTTGATACTGCTGGCAGTCTATGACGCAATATCAGTATACCAGACCAAACATATGCTCGCACTGGCCGAAGGTGTGATGGATATGAAGGTGCCCATACTGTTCGTCATACCGAATCATCTGAACTTCTCATTCCGTGATTACAAATATGAAAAGGATGCTAAACGTGAAGCTTTCTTTATGGGACTGGGAGATGCGGTTATGCCAACCATACTGGTGGTATCCGCCAATGTCTTCATCTCTGAAGGATATATGAACGTGCCGCTGATAGGTCTATTGAACATGCCCGCGCTGGGTGCGGCTTTGGGCACCATTGTTGGCTTTGCAGTACTGATGGCGGTAGTGGCAAGAGGAAATCCACAGGCAGGGCTGCCGTTTTTAAACACCGGGGCCATTTTTGGGTATGTCGCCGGATGCCTGGCAGTCGGTGTGTCCATTATTCCGCTGTAATAGAAGGATATTTCACATATAGAACTCCTTTTAAAAATCATTATTCACAGGTATAGTTAAAAACCAAACAATATTAACTAATAAAATGCGAATTCCAACAAGTGATAACTAATAAACCACAGAGGGCACAGAGAGTGAAATCAGATACAAGCTCTGTGTTCTCGGTGGTTAAATTATAATTATCTGAAGATCAAAGTGTCAGGACATTAGTATCGATGATTTTTATTGAAGTCATCTATCGATAACTTCTGTTGAAGTCATCTATCGATAACTTCTGTTGAAGTCATCTATCGATAACTTCTGTTGAAGTTATCTATCAAATATTAGGTTCTTGACTATAATGTGATAAACAATGATACCTAAAACAAAGCTGTGGCTGACCGAAGATGGAAAAACATTGATGGGAGAAGGAAAGGCTGCACTTTTATACGCCATCGATGAAGAAGGTTCGTTGAACAAAGCATGCAAAAAGGTCAATATCTCGTATAAACATGCATGGCTTATGTTGAAGAATATTGAGAAAAATTCCGGGAAGGAGATTGTTACAAGTGTTCGCGGCGGAAAGGACCAGGGTACATTTTTGACTGATTATGCAAGGGAGATGCTTAAGGAGTACGAATCGCAGAAGAACATCATCAGTGAAACTTTAGACGATGAGACGTTCTGGGAAGGGGTGGGACTGAAGATCACGGCTCGTAACCAGATGCCAGGGGAGGTTATTGATGTTGAGCAGGGGGATGTGATCTCCAAGGTAAGGATATTGATCGAGCCTGTCGTGGTAACTTCACTGGTAACAAAGGAAGCTGTGGACAAGCTGGATATTAAAAAGGGTGATGAGGTATATGCGGTCATCAAATCTACGGAAGTGATGATCGGGAAAAAGTGAATGTGTTCATGACGTTGTCGGAACACAACGATATTGTTATTCATAGCCAGGCACCAAAAAATACATAAAAATTAAATATTTTAAACATGATTATGCTAATTGTGTTTAAACTATTTGTAAACAGGAATGATGGTAGGATGAATTAGAATCCGGGCTGGGATTTCCTGTGATTGAGTTGTAGTATTATTTCTCTTAAACCAAGTGTGGCGGCTGGCAGGGGGTGAGTGCTACCGGGCAGGTGGTTGGTTGAGTCGGGCGGCAGGGTGGATGTGTTTGGTGGGGTGGTGTATGAGTGGATGCATGTGTTTATTCATTGGGAAATGGTGGGTTGAAGGGAGTGTAGAGAATAATTCTAACGAATTATAATAACTACAATTTTTAAAAAGTTAATCGGATATGGGTGGAAACTTTTTGATTATGTCACTTTCATTGTAACCGCCGTATATGTCTATGTCAACTGTTTCTCTTCCTTTGCCAAAGTTTGACAGCATTTGAGCATCTTGATATATTGAAATATATTTGTAATCTTCAAAATCAGGGGATTGTTTTATATCTTCTAATGTGAATATTTCATCTGTCTGGGGTTCTACCAGGATAAATTTTTCATCTTTGATACAATAGTTCATGGCGTAATTGTATCGCGTTCCTATTCCTACTGCCATCGTATCTCTAATTGATATTGCCCCCATATCGATGTCGTATTCTTTTGCGTTTTTAGCCAGATCTCTTGAAAAGCCGCTGCTTGTATAGTAATCAAGACTCCTGTGATCGTCATTGTTAAAAATCCCGTCATTTACTTTATCCACTTTTAAGAAATCAATTAGTTGTTGCATTTCCGGTGAATATTGTGGTTCTGGTGTATATTCGGTGTTATGTGTATTTTCGGTGTCATGTATGTTTCTGGTAGTACGTGTAATTTCAATTTCTTGTGAATACTCTTCTTCGATGCAACCGGTTCCAAGAAGAATCAATAATATGCAGAATATGTGTATTATCACGATTTTTATTTCCATAATATTACTGCCTGAAATTATTATTGTGGTTGGTTCGGTGACTTTATGTATCTTTTTTTAAAACCACTGCCCTGCTTAAAATCATTCCCGGTTTTTTTACCTGACTAAATCCTATGGCATATGCTCGATTCACAGTTTCTTCAAATGCTTTCTTTGAAACATGGAATGACGGCTCTACAATAAATAAAGTTCCATTGGGTTTTAGTATTGAGTACATTTCTTTTAAGAACTTATCCTGGTCAGGGACCTCATGAACCATATAAAAAGCGAGAACAAGATCAACCATTGTTGAAATACCTATTCTGTCCTCTTCACATTTATGCAGCTCAATTATATTTTCAATCTCTGTTCCTTTGATCTTATTCTTAATTTTATCAAGCATTCCCTGCTGCAGGTCTGCTGCGATCACTTTGCCTGATGCACCGACCATATCAGCTATCTCTACTGAAAAAAACCCGGGACCGCATCCTACATCTAAGACTGTCATTCCCTCTTTAACATAATCTTTCAAGATCTTCTTTGGATTCTGGACCAATTTTCTGAAAAAATTATCAAGGCCCTTAGCACTTTCAACAGGGCATACATGCTTTTCTTTATCGTTCATATTACTCACTTTCCACAGGTAAATGGATCTGCTTATTATTTTTCCCGATAGTACTTTTAAAATTTAATTATATTAATATTTTAGCCGATCTTTAGACACGAAACAAAATTATAATGATTAAAATTTATCATATACACCCTTCCGAAAATCAGCATCAAAAACTTTTAAAGCATTGGTTGGTAGTGATTCACAATCAACACAATTTCTAATTTTATCAAAATTATTAAGACGGCACTCTTCACATATCGAATAAATTATTCTTATATCCCCTTCACGGTGGCTCCTTAACCCCTTTACATTTCCACCTTTTAATCGTATTCCTTCGTGATAAGGATCTGTCGAAAGCTTACTAATTCCTTGAATAATACGATTGATGTGAGGATTTTTTATTTTTTTCAGCTTTTTTTTTAGTTCCTTTGTTTGATAGATTTCATACTGCAATTAATTCCCCACATTTTATAGATTTGTTTATTTGAGCATCTTCAATTGACTTCGTAACAGAAGAATAAACACTAGTATCCATCATAATGTCTATTGTTTCAATCCATTCATCATCAAGATGAATAATGTCTTTTTTTTCATACAGCCTTAACAACAAATCCCACCCCATAGGGATGTCTTTGATTTTCATTCCTAATGATGGGTCTGTAATTTGGTAAATTTTGTTTTTTAATTGTTTTGTTGACAATTTAGAATATAAATCGCTTATTTCATTTATAATTTCTAACGATTTTTTATTGTCGTGTAAAATTTCAGAACATTCTTCTAATACATGTTTTCCTTGTTTCGTAACCCGAATGTTGTCACCTTTCTCAATAAGACCATTTTCAATAATTCTGTCTTTTTCAATATAGAGTTCTTTTGACATGGGGCCATAATTCCATCTAAAAAAAGGAAATGATAGTGATTTAAATCCAATGGTATAACATTTCAATTCAATTAAATAAACTAATTTTTGTAGTTTTGTAATGCCCATAAAATGTCCATTTTCATTGGTTTTTTCTATTAAATACAATAGAAAAAAATTATTTGAAATTCTTTCTTTTTCGGTGATAGAACAATTCATAACAAACACCTAGAATTTTAAGAACATAGATAGTTGTTGGTAATCAATTATTAAATAATATTCGATATAAATATATTCTTTATTAATATTTATAATATGATTTATCTTTAAGCTCCCGCCATACAACAGTGAGACAAAGACTTGATAAACTCCTTTCAACACTACCTGTGCTTGTGTCTTGAAGCATTTCTCTCTACCGGAATCTCACACTAAGATACATTATTCCTTCCTATGCAAGCTGTCCCAAAACTAATTCACATTATACAATTCGGATATATTTTATCATAATTGGGCAATTATTGATTATAATTCAATGTTATTATCCCAGATGAGATAGATTTCATTTGATTTGTACACACGCTTTTAGTTTTGGGACAGCCTGTATGCGTACTTTTTTCTTTAGCCGCTTTACTTTTTTTCCCGCTCTTCCCCTGCTCCGCCTTTATCCTCTCAAGTAGCATATCAGCGGGCTCATACATAATCCCTGCCCTCCCGCCTGGCAAGCTCAGCCTCGGTCTCAACAAGATGGATTCAGGTGGGACATTTTTCATGAATATGCCTGTAAGAAGCTCAGATTATCTTCAGGGATGATCAAACGGGCAAAGCTTCTTTTTAAAACTGGCCAGTTGAATGTATGGATAATCTCGAAAGAAGATATCTTCCTTCTTAAAAGCGTCACCCAACGTGATGACGATGAGCATGATCTGCTAGTACTGGCAAGATCAGGACTTAACTGGGAGGCCATATTAACAGAATGTATCGCTCAATCCAGATACGATATGATGTGTGAAATTGACCTTTATGATAAGTTGGATAAACTTAGAACTTCCTATGGTCTTGAAACACCGATTGGTGAGCGCATTTTAAAAAAATCTTAGGAGCAGATGGAACGATGATTTGAAGATGCAATACTTGAAGAACTGTCTGTAAATTCAATGACACTGGCCGAACTGCTCGAAAGATTCAGATGTAATAAAGAAATATTATTGTCATCTCTTACTGAACTGGAAATATTAGGTAGAATAGAACAGATAAAAAGCAAATTTACAATCAAGTGTGTCGAGGATTCTCCCCGTTAATCATAAAAATCTTACATAAATACGCCAATCATTCCTATAATAGAAATACAGTATGCGGGGGAAGGGATTCGAACCCTTGAACTCCTATGAGAAAATGAGATATAAAAGATGAGCATCTATTTTAATACCCCTTACCTTCCAGTCCCATACCCGTGACTTCTCAAATAATACCTATATACTATAAACAAAGTATAACTATATAAAAAAAACTACATTGGAGGAAATAAGTAATGGAATATGAAATAACAGGAGACAATCTCCAGCTGGTAACACTTCACCTGCAGGGAGGCGAAACAGTCTATGCCGAAGCCGGTGTCATGAACCACATGAGCAGCAATATAGATATGCAGGCCAAGGCCAAAGGCGGTCTTATGAAAGGCTTAAAGCGTATGGTCAGCGGCGAATCATTCTTTATTACAGAATTCACGGCCCAGGGTGACGGATTTGTAGCATTTGGCGGCAATGTCCCTGGCAAGATAGAAGCAATACCGATCAGCTCCGGCAACGAATTCCTGGCGCAGCGGGATGCATTCCTGTGTGCTGAAAACGGAGTGGATATGGACGTGGAATTTACCAAAAAGCTTGGTGCGGGATTCTTTGGCGGAGAAGGGTTCATACTCCAGAAATACAGCGGACAGGGTACAG
The sequence above is drawn from the ANME-2 cluster archaeon genome and encodes:
- a CDS encoding molybdenum-dependent transcriptional regulator, coding for MIPKTKLWLTEDGKTLMGEGKAALLYAIDEEGSLNKACKKVNISYKHAWLMLKNIEKNSGKEIVTSVRGGKDQGTFLTDYAREMLKEYESQKNIISETLDDETFWEGVGLKITARNQMPGEVIDVEQGDVISKVRILIEPVVVTSLVTKEAVDKLDIKKGDEVYAVIKSTEVMIGKK
- a CDS encoding TIGR00266 family protein, with product MEYEITGDNLQLVTLHLQGGETVYAEAGVMNHMSSNIDMQAKAKGGLMKGLKRMVSGESFFITEFTAQGDGFVAFGGNVPGKIEAIPISSGNEFLAQRDAFLCAENGVDMDVEFTKKLGAGFFGGEGFILQKYSGQGTVFIHACGDFVVKDLQPGETLKVDTGSLVGFESSVQYDITRAGGIKTSLFGGEGLFLTTLTGPGRVIIQSLSIANLAAALAPHMSIGDSGSSGSGGLSIGKLIGD
- a CDS encoding class I SAM-dependent methyltransferase, which codes for MNDKEKHVCPVESAKGLDNFFRKLVQNPKKILKDYVKEGMTVLDVGCGPGFFSVEIADMVGASGKVIAADLQQGMLDKIKNKIKGTEIENIIELHKCEEDRIGISTMVDLVLAFYMVHEVPDQDKFLKEMYSILKPNGTLFIVEPSFHVSKKAFEETVNRAYAIGFSQVKKPGMILSRAVVLKKDT
- a CDS encoding SocA family protein; translation: MNCSITEKERISNNFFLLYLIEKTNENGHFMGITKLQKLVYLIELKCYTIGFKSLSFPFFRWNYGPMSKELYIEKDRIIENGLIEKGDNIRVTKQGKHVLEECSEILHDNKKSLEIINEISDLYSKLSTKQLKNKIYQITDPSLGMKIKDIPMGWDLLLRLYEKKDIIHLDDEWIETIDIMMDTSVYSSVTKSIEDAQINKSIKCGELIAV
- the argF gene encoding ornithine carbamoyltransferase; amino-acid sequence: MSNLLSISDLSLDEINELLDVADDLKVKRSKGKIVEMLKHKSLGMIFEKSSTRTRISFEVAMAELGGHALFLSYRDLQLGRGETVGDTAQVISRYLSCIMARVVSHSTLEELAEYATVPVINALSDLEHPCQLLADLQTIREYKGRFEGLKFAWIGDGNNVCNSAILAAAITGMKMSVACPEGYEPDPDMVAKARGMGGSVEVVTAAKEAAMDADVLYTDVWVSMGDEDEKEQRLHDLGPYQINDALMNVARDDCMVMHCLPAHRGEEITSEVLTGTHSAVLDQAENRLHAQKALLIKLLGSK
- a CDS encoding DUF1056 family protein; amino-acid sequence: MIITTIFKKLIGYGWKLFDYVTFIVTAVYVYVNCFSSFAKV